One Lucilia cuprina isolate Lc7/37 chromosome 4, ASM2204524v1, whole genome shotgun sequence DNA segment encodes these proteins:
- the LOC111684472 gene encoding probable basic-leucine zipper transcription factor J isoform X1 has product MTTSQTEINTNSNNNTTAGSSISNNAGGGNVVNGVERRNSGGGVVTTTTNSNNSSQHNIATISEVGKRKKLKSRNTAATTTALPTTILPSTIGSGNSGYSKDHLDAWLETCLKDASTAQLSSSSEFLDYNPTNNNMMTANAATSAAAAAAMSVNNLNHKNLFSIPSSSSAQQQQPPVLFNMANLNQHQQSQQQQQQQFAMRTNPMNNGSNNMPNNNSFNNLPFSQGFQRNMPNFMKHSTNSFNNRYSMMFPPVGGGYYQQNDGSQDFASLPPMVNIMGGSGGGTSSEHENNSTDVLDGSSSNPNISRGFRFSDPCLLNPSDNDSKLSGQNTPDRRNNLPNDMDQNNKFFNILMEQIQLLHETNTKICRDLHEAKVCIEVLKHAPNLGMRHRRDSISGLSTHSQPMVFGSAFGTQSPAPSYHSGAYTPGMMTDVVREVKDAARVREDALLNRVKAMVEERQWSMNESNLRMMRDIEELKSQVHHLRVDRKETNKRLNHLEAENKYMRQMLAALYNNRSVPDIIYENETLRTRKSFPHSRRTQPTPMNLHYGTIHHQPATSSLDEQEEEPLHIVETPSTTSTADIASVTAQQRPPSDMRNSFSSSDGGSINGGNITNKIGPIMSPPNFALISSPADEIKRKKEKTIKKLSSDEADNIDSPAVANITPQDLRRELKEAVAARKDADERIIALENLVKTLQVNTSHPPSSKATDNRLQQQQQHQELSNGDGGNINKLVVVSSNSNDGGIGSGSKGEGIKNTKRSTIAATPSVTANSKNNHKWTKHSNHHHQQQQQQKHQYSGTNNTTTTTTSTANLAHNNSPVKLSVAGPITDL; this is encoded by the exons atgacaACGTCACAAACAGAAATCAacacaaattcaaataataatacAACTGCCGGTTCAAGTATTAGCAATAATGCAGGAGGAGGCAATGTTGTTAACGGGGTGGAACGTAGAAACAGTGGCGGTGGTGTTGTAACTACAACTACTAATAGCAACAATAGTTCACAACATAATATTG caaCAATCAGTGAAGTGGGAAAacgtaaaaaactaaaatcacgCAATACTGCAGCCACAACAACAGCACTACCAACAACTATATTACCATCAACTATTGGCAGTGGTAATAGCGGCTATTCAAAAGATCATTTGGATGCTTGGCTAGAAACTTGTCTAAAGGATGCCTCAACAGCACAATTATCATCTTCATCGGAATTTCTCGATTATAATCCCACTAATAATAATATGATGACAGCAAATGCTGCAACATCTGCAGCAGCAGCTGCAGCAATGTCtgttaataatttgaatcataAGAACTTGTTTTCAATACCATCATCATCTTCGGCGCAACAACAACAGCCTCCAGTACTTTTTAATATGGCCAATTTAAATCAACACCAACAgtcgcaacaacaacaacaacagcaatttgCAATGAGAACAAATCCCATGAACAATGGTAGCAACAACATGCCAAATAACAATAGTTTTAATAATCTTCCCTTCAGTCAAGGTTTTCAAAGA aatatgccaaattttatgaaacattCTACAAATTCCTTTAATAATCGCTATTCCATGATGTTTCCACCAGTTGGTGGTGGTTATTATCAACAAAATGATGGATCACAAGATTTTGCCAGTTTACCACCCATGGTCAATATTATGGGAGGCAGTGGTGGTGGTACATCTTCCGAACATGAAAACAATTCTACAGATGTTTTAGATGGCAGCAGTAGTAATCCCAATATAAGTAGAGG tTTCAGATTTAGTGATCCTTGTTTATTGAATCCCTCGGATAATGATTCGAAATTAAGTGGCCAAAATACACCAGATCGTCGTAATAATTTACCCAATGACATggatcaaaataataaattctttaatattttaatggaaCAAATCCAGCTGTTACATGAAACAAATACGAAAATATGTCGAGATTTACATGAAGCTAAAG TTTGTATTGAAGTTTTAAAGCACGCTCCCAATTTGGGTATGAGGCACCGTAGAGATAGCATAAGTGGATTAAGTACCCATAGCCAACCGATGGTGTTTGGCAGTGCATTTGGTACACAAAGTCCAGCGCCATCATATCATTCAG gtGCCTATACACCTGGCATGATGACCGATGTCGTACGTGAGGTTAAAGATGCGGCTAGAGTAAGAGAAGATGCTTTATTGAATCGTGTTAAGGCCATGGTAGAGGAAAGACAATGGTCCATGAATGAATCAAATTTACGTATGATGCGTGATATAGAAGAATTAAAG TCACAAGTTCATCATTTACGTGTGGATAGAAAAGAAACCAATAAACGTCTTAATCATTTAGAggcagaaaataaatatatgcgaCAAATGTTAGCTGCCCTTTATAACAATCGTAGTGTACCCGATATTATCTATGAAAATGAAACTTTAAGAACACGTAAATCTTTTCCCCACTCACGTCGCACACAACCGACTCCTATGAATCTACATTATGGCACTATTCACCATCAGCCAGCTACATCGTCACTAGATGAACAGGAAGAAGAACCATTACACATAGTGGAAACACCCTCCACCACTTCGACGGCGGATATAGCTTCTGTGACGGCACAACAAAGACCACCATCAGATATGCGCAATTCATTTTCTAGTTCCGATGGTGGCAGCATAAATGGTGGTAATATTACAAATAAGATTGGTCCTATAATGTCGCCACCAAATTTTGCTTTAATCTCATCACCGGCTGAtgaaattaaacgaaaaaaagagaaaacaattaagaaattatCATCAGATGAGGCTGATAATATCGATAGTCCAGCAGTTGCCAATATAACACCACAAGATTTACGAAGAGAACTTAAAGAAGCGGTGGCCGCTCGTAAAGACGCAGATGAACGTATTATAGC ACTTGAGAATTTGGTAAAAACTTTGCAAGTTAATACATCACATCCCCCATCCTCCAAGGCCACTGATAATcgactacaacaacagcaacaacaccaaGAATTATCAAATGGTGATGGTGGAAATATTAATAAGCTTGTGGTTGTAAGTAGTAATAGTAATGATGGTGGTATTGGTAGTGGTTCTAAGGGTGAGGGCATTAAAAATACTAAACGTTCCACTATCGCTGCTACTCCATCTGTTACTGctaattctaaaaataatcataaatggACTAAACATagtaatcatcatcatcaacaacaacaacagcaaaaacatcAATATAGTGGCACAAATAAtacaactactacaacaacatcaacagcaaaTTTAGCACATAATAATTCGCCCGTTAAGCTAAGTGTAGCTGGACCCATAACggatttatag
- the LOC111684472 gene encoding signal transducer and activator of transcription B isoform X4 has translation MMTANAATSAAAAAAMSVNNLNHKNLFSIPSSSSAQQQQPPVLFNMANLNQHQQSQQQQQQQFAMRTNPMNNGSNNMPNNNSFNNLPFSQGFQRNMPNFMKHSTNSFNNRYSMMFPPVGGGYYQQNDGSQDFASLPPMVNIMGGSGGGTSSEHENNSTDVLDGSSSNPNISRGFRFSDPCLLNPSDNDSKLSGQNTPDRRNNLPNDMDQNNKFFNILMEQIQLLHETNTKICRDLHEAKVCIEVLKHAPNLGMRHRRDSISGLSTHSQPMVFGSAFGTQSPAPSYHSGAYTPGMMTDVVREVKDAARVREDALLNRVKAMVEERQWSMNESNLRMMRDIEELKSQVHHLRVDRKETNKRLNHLEAENKYMRQMLAALYNNRSVPDIIYENETLRTRKSFPHSRRTQPTPMNLHYGTIHHQPATSSLDEQEEEPLHIVETPSTTSTADIASVTAQQRPPSDMRNSFSSSDGGSINGGNITNKIGPIMSPPNFALISSPADEIKRKKEKTIKKLSSDEADNIDSPAVANITPQDLRRELKEAVAARKDADERIIALENLVKTLQVNTSHPPSSKATDNRLQQQQQHQELSNGDGGNINKLVVVSSNSNDGGIGSGSKGEGIKNTKRSTIAATPSVTANSKNNHKWTKHSNHHHQQQQQQKHQYSGTNNTTTTTTSTANLAHNNSPVKLSVAGPITDL, from the exons ATGATGACAGCAAATGCTGCAACATCTGCAGCAGCAGCTGCAGCAATGTCtgttaataatttgaatcataAGAACTTGTTTTCAATACCATCATCATCTTCGGCGCAACAACAACAGCCTCCAGTACTTTTTAATATGGCCAATTTAAATCAACACCAACAgtcgcaacaacaacaacaacagcaatttgCAATGAGAACAAATCCCATGAACAATGGTAGCAACAACATGCCAAATAACAATAGTTTTAATAATCTTCCCTTCAGTCAAGGTTTTCAAAGA aatatgccaaattttatgaaacattCTACAAATTCCTTTAATAATCGCTATTCCATGATGTTTCCACCAGTTGGTGGTGGTTATTATCAACAAAATGATGGATCACAAGATTTTGCCAGTTTACCACCCATGGTCAATATTATGGGAGGCAGTGGTGGTGGTACATCTTCCGAACATGAAAACAATTCTACAGATGTTTTAGATGGCAGCAGTAGTAATCCCAATATAAGTAGAGG tTTCAGATTTAGTGATCCTTGTTTATTGAATCCCTCGGATAATGATTCGAAATTAAGTGGCCAAAATACACCAGATCGTCGTAATAATTTACCCAATGACATggatcaaaataataaattctttaatattttaatggaaCAAATCCAGCTGTTACATGAAACAAATACGAAAATATGTCGAGATTTACATGAAGCTAAAG TTTGTATTGAAGTTTTAAAGCACGCTCCCAATTTGGGTATGAGGCACCGTAGAGATAGCATAAGTGGATTAAGTACCCATAGCCAACCGATGGTGTTTGGCAGTGCATTTGGTACACAAAGTCCAGCGCCATCATATCATTCAG gtGCCTATACACCTGGCATGATGACCGATGTCGTACGTGAGGTTAAAGATGCGGCTAGAGTAAGAGAAGATGCTTTATTGAATCGTGTTAAGGCCATGGTAGAGGAAAGACAATGGTCCATGAATGAATCAAATTTACGTATGATGCGTGATATAGAAGAATTAAAG TCACAAGTTCATCATTTACGTGTGGATAGAAAAGAAACCAATAAACGTCTTAATCATTTAGAggcagaaaataaatatatgcgaCAAATGTTAGCTGCCCTTTATAACAATCGTAGTGTACCCGATATTATCTATGAAAATGAAACTTTAAGAACACGTAAATCTTTTCCCCACTCACGTCGCACACAACCGACTCCTATGAATCTACATTATGGCACTATTCACCATCAGCCAGCTACATCGTCACTAGATGAACAGGAAGAAGAACCATTACACATAGTGGAAACACCCTCCACCACTTCGACGGCGGATATAGCTTCTGTGACGGCACAACAAAGACCACCATCAGATATGCGCAATTCATTTTCTAGTTCCGATGGTGGCAGCATAAATGGTGGTAATATTACAAATAAGATTGGTCCTATAATGTCGCCACCAAATTTTGCTTTAATCTCATCACCGGCTGAtgaaattaaacgaaaaaaagagaaaacaattaagaaattatCATCAGATGAGGCTGATAATATCGATAGTCCAGCAGTTGCCAATATAACACCACAAGATTTACGAAGAGAACTTAAAGAAGCGGTGGCCGCTCGTAAAGACGCAGATGAACGTATTATAGC ACTTGAGAATTTGGTAAAAACTTTGCAAGTTAATACATCACATCCCCCATCCTCCAAGGCCACTGATAATcgactacaacaacagcaacaacaccaaGAATTATCAAATGGTGATGGTGGAAATATTAATAAGCTTGTGGTTGTAAGTAGTAATAGTAATGATGGTGGTATTGGTAGTGGTTCTAAGGGTGAGGGCATTAAAAATACTAAACGTTCCACTATCGCTGCTACTCCATCTGTTACTGctaattctaaaaataatcataaatggACTAAACATagtaatcatcatcatcaacaacaacaacagcaaaaacatcAATATAGTGGCACAAATAAtacaactactacaacaacatcaacagcaaaTTTAGCACATAATAATTCGCCCGTTAAGCTAAGTGTAGCTGGACCCATAACggatttatag
- the LOC111684472 gene encoding probable basic-leucine zipper transcription factor J isoform X2 has product MTTSQTEINTNSNNNTTAGSSISNNAGGGNVVNGVERRNSGGGVVTTTTNSNNSSQHNIATISEVGKRKKLKSRNTAATTTALPTTILPSTIGSGNSGYSKDHLDAWLETCLKDASTAQLSSSSEFLDYNPTNNNMMTANAATSAAAAAAMSVNNLNHKNLFSIPSSSSAQQQQPPVLFNMANLNQHQQSQQQQQQQFAMRTNPMNNGSNNMPNNNSFNNLPFSQGFQRNMPNFMKHSTNSFNNRYSMMFPPVGGGYYQQNDGSQDFASLPPMVNIMGGSGGGTSSEHENNSTDVLDGSSSNPNISRGFRFSDPCLLNPSDNDSKLSGQNTPDRRNNLPNDMDQNNKFFNILMEQIQLLHETNTKICRDLHEAKVLKHAPNLGMRHRRDSISGLSTHSQPMVFGSAFGTQSPAPSYHSGAYTPGMMTDVVREVKDAARVREDALLNRVKAMVEERQWSMNESNLRMMRDIEELKSQVHHLRVDRKETNKRLNHLEAENKYMRQMLAALYNNRSVPDIIYENETLRTRKSFPHSRRTQPTPMNLHYGTIHHQPATSSLDEQEEEPLHIVETPSTTSTADIASVTAQQRPPSDMRNSFSSSDGGSINGGNITNKIGPIMSPPNFALISSPADEIKRKKEKTIKKLSSDEADNIDSPAVANITPQDLRRELKEAVAARKDADERIIALENLVKTLQVNTSHPPSSKATDNRLQQQQQHQELSNGDGGNINKLVVVSSNSNDGGIGSGSKGEGIKNTKRSTIAATPSVTANSKNNHKWTKHSNHHHQQQQQQKHQYSGTNNTTTTTTSTANLAHNNSPVKLSVAGPITDL; this is encoded by the exons atgacaACGTCACAAACAGAAATCAacacaaattcaaataataatacAACTGCCGGTTCAAGTATTAGCAATAATGCAGGAGGAGGCAATGTTGTTAACGGGGTGGAACGTAGAAACAGTGGCGGTGGTGTTGTAACTACAACTACTAATAGCAACAATAGTTCACAACATAATATTG caaCAATCAGTGAAGTGGGAAAacgtaaaaaactaaaatcacgCAATACTGCAGCCACAACAACAGCACTACCAACAACTATATTACCATCAACTATTGGCAGTGGTAATAGCGGCTATTCAAAAGATCATTTGGATGCTTGGCTAGAAACTTGTCTAAAGGATGCCTCAACAGCACAATTATCATCTTCATCGGAATTTCTCGATTATAATCCCACTAATAATAATATGATGACAGCAAATGCTGCAACATCTGCAGCAGCAGCTGCAGCAATGTCtgttaataatttgaatcataAGAACTTGTTTTCAATACCATCATCATCTTCGGCGCAACAACAACAGCCTCCAGTACTTTTTAATATGGCCAATTTAAATCAACACCAACAgtcgcaacaacaacaacaacagcaatttgCAATGAGAACAAATCCCATGAACAATGGTAGCAACAACATGCCAAATAACAATAGTTTTAATAATCTTCCCTTCAGTCAAGGTTTTCAAAGA aatatgccaaattttatgaaacattCTACAAATTCCTTTAATAATCGCTATTCCATGATGTTTCCACCAGTTGGTGGTGGTTATTATCAACAAAATGATGGATCACAAGATTTTGCCAGTTTACCACCCATGGTCAATATTATGGGAGGCAGTGGTGGTGGTACATCTTCCGAACATGAAAACAATTCTACAGATGTTTTAGATGGCAGCAGTAGTAATCCCAATATAAGTAGAGG tTTCAGATTTAGTGATCCTTGTTTATTGAATCCCTCGGATAATGATTCGAAATTAAGTGGCCAAAATACACCAGATCGTCGTAATAATTTACCCAATGACATggatcaaaataataaattctttaatattttaatggaaCAAATCCAGCTGTTACATGAAACAAATACGAAAATATGTCGAGATTTACATGAAGCTAAAG TTTTAAAGCACGCTCCCAATTTGGGTATGAGGCACCGTAGAGATAGCATAAGTGGATTAAGTACCCATAGCCAACCGATGGTGTTTGGCAGTGCATTTGGTACACAAAGTCCAGCGCCATCATATCATTCAG gtGCCTATACACCTGGCATGATGACCGATGTCGTACGTGAGGTTAAAGATGCGGCTAGAGTAAGAGAAGATGCTTTATTGAATCGTGTTAAGGCCATGGTAGAGGAAAGACAATGGTCCATGAATGAATCAAATTTACGTATGATGCGTGATATAGAAGAATTAAAG TCACAAGTTCATCATTTACGTGTGGATAGAAAAGAAACCAATAAACGTCTTAATCATTTAGAggcagaaaataaatatatgcgaCAAATGTTAGCTGCCCTTTATAACAATCGTAGTGTACCCGATATTATCTATGAAAATGAAACTTTAAGAACACGTAAATCTTTTCCCCACTCACGTCGCACACAACCGACTCCTATGAATCTACATTATGGCACTATTCACCATCAGCCAGCTACATCGTCACTAGATGAACAGGAAGAAGAACCATTACACATAGTGGAAACACCCTCCACCACTTCGACGGCGGATATAGCTTCTGTGACGGCACAACAAAGACCACCATCAGATATGCGCAATTCATTTTCTAGTTCCGATGGTGGCAGCATAAATGGTGGTAATATTACAAATAAGATTGGTCCTATAATGTCGCCACCAAATTTTGCTTTAATCTCATCACCGGCTGAtgaaattaaacgaaaaaaagagaaaacaattaagaaattatCATCAGATGAGGCTGATAATATCGATAGTCCAGCAGTTGCCAATATAACACCACAAGATTTACGAAGAGAACTTAAAGAAGCGGTGGCCGCTCGTAAAGACGCAGATGAACGTATTATAGC ACTTGAGAATTTGGTAAAAACTTTGCAAGTTAATACATCACATCCCCCATCCTCCAAGGCCACTGATAATcgactacaacaacagcaacaacaccaaGAATTATCAAATGGTGATGGTGGAAATATTAATAAGCTTGTGGTTGTAAGTAGTAATAGTAATGATGGTGGTATTGGTAGTGGTTCTAAGGGTGAGGGCATTAAAAATACTAAACGTTCCACTATCGCTGCTACTCCATCTGTTACTGctaattctaaaaataatcataaatggACTAAACATagtaatcatcatcatcaacaacaacaacagcaaaaacatcAATATAGTGGCACAAATAAtacaactactacaacaacatcaacagcaaaTTTAGCACATAATAATTCGCCCGTTAAGCTAAGTGTAGCTGGACCCATAACggatttatag
- the LOC111684472 gene encoding putative mediator of RNA polymerase II transcription subunit 29 isoform X3: MTTSQTEINTNSNNNTTAGSSISNNAGGGNVVNGVERRNSGGGVVTTTTNSNNSSQHNIATISEVGKRKKLKSRNTAATTTALPTTILPSTIGSGNSGYSKDHLDAWLETCLKDASTAQLSSSSEFLDYNPTNNNMMTANAATSAAAAAAMSVNNLNHKNLFSIPSSSSAQQQQPPVLFNMANLNQHQQSQQQQQQQFAMRTNPMNNGSNNMPNNNSFNNLPFSQGFQRNMPNFMKHSTNSFNNRYSMMFPPVGGGYYQQNDGSQDFASLPPMVNIMGGSGGGTSSEHENNSTDVLDGSSSNPNISRGFRFSDPCLLNPSDNDSKLSGQNTPDRRNNLPNDMDQNNKFFNILMEQIQLLHETNTKICRDLHEAKGAYTPGMMTDVVREVKDAARVREDALLNRVKAMVEERQWSMNESNLRMMRDIEELKSQVHHLRVDRKETNKRLNHLEAENKYMRQMLAALYNNRSVPDIIYENETLRTRKSFPHSRRTQPTPMNLHYGTIHHQPATSSLDEQEEEPLHIVETPSTTSTADIASVTAQQRPPSDMRNSFSSSDGGSINGGNITNKIGPIMSPPNFALISSPADEIKRKKEKTIKKLSSDEADNIDSPAVANITPQDLRRELKEAVAARKDADERIIALENLVKTLQVNTSHPPSSKATDNRLQQQQQHQELSNGDGGNINKLVVVSSNSNDGGIGSGSKGEGIKNTKRSTIAATPSVTANSKNNHKWTKHSNHHHQQQQQQKHQYSGTNNTTTTTTSTANLAHNNSPVKLSVAGPITDL, from the exons atgacaACGTCACAAACAGAAATCAacacaaattcaaataataatacAACTGCCGGTTCAAGTATTAGCAATAATGCAGGAGGAGGCAATGTTGTTAACGGGGTGGAACGTAGAAACAGTGGCGGTGGTGTTGTAACTACAACTACTAATAGCAACAATAGTTCACAACATAATATTG caaCAATCAGTGAAGTGGGAAAacgtaaaaaactaaaatcacgCAATACTGCAGCCACAACAACAGCACTACCAACAACTATATTACCATCAACTATTGGCAGTGGTAATAGCGGCTATTCAAAAGATCATTTGGATGCTTGGCTAGAAACTTGTCTAAAGGATGCCTCAACAGCACAATTATCATCTTCATCGGAATTTCTCGATTATAATCCCACTAATAATAATATGATGACAGCAAATGCTGCAACATCTGCAGCAGCAGCTGCAGCAATGTCtgttaataatttgaatcataAGAACTTGTTTTCAATACCATCATCATCTTCGGCGCAACAACAACAGCCTCCAGTACTTTTTAATATGGCCAATTTAAATCAACACCAACAgtcgcaacaacaacaacaacagcaatttgCAATGAGAACAAATCCCATGAACAATGGTAGCAACAACATGCCAAATAACAATAGTTTTAATAATCTTCCCTTCAGTCAAGGTTTTCAAAGA aatatgccaaattttatgaaacattCTACAAATTCCTTTAATAATCGCTATTCCATGATGTTTCCACCAGTTGGTGGTGGTTATTATCAACAAAATGATGGATCACAAGATTTTGCCAGTTTACCACCCATGGTCAATATTATGGGAGGCAGTGGTGGTGGTACATCTTCCGAACATGAAAACAATTCTACAGATGTTTTAGATGGCAGCAGTAGTAATCCCAATATAAGTAGAGG tTTCAGATTTAGTGATCCTTGTTTATTGAATCCCTCGGATAATGATTCGAAATTAAGTGGCCAAAATACACCAGATCGTCGTAATAATTTACCCAATGACATggatcaaaataataaattctttaatattttaatggaaCAAATCCAGCTGTTACATGAAACAAATACGAAAATATGTCGAGATTTACATGAAGCTAAAG gtGCCTATACACCTGGCATGATGACCGATGTCGTACGTGAGGTTAAAGATGCGGCTAGAGTAAGAGAAGATGCTTTATTGAATCGTGTTAAGGCCATGGTAGAGGAAAGACAATGGTCCATGAATGAATCAAATTTACGTATGATGCGTGATATAGAAGAATTAAAG TCACAAGTTCATCATTTACGTGTGGATAGAAAAGAAACCAATAAACGTCTTAATCATTTAGAggcagaaaataaatatatgcgaCAAATGTTAGCTGCCCTTTATAACAATCGTAGTGTACCCGATATTATCTATGAAAATGAAACTTTAAGAACACGTAAATCTTTTCCCCACTCACGTCGCACACAACCGACTCCTATGAATCTACATTATGGCACTATTCACCATCAGCCAGCTACATCGTCACTAGATGAACAGGAAGAAGAACCATTACACATAGTGGAAACACCCTCCACCACTTCGACGGCGGATATAGCTTCTGTGACGGCACAACAAAGACCACCATCAGATATGCGCAATTCATTTTCTAGTTCCGATGGTGGCAGCATAAATGGTGGTAATATTACAAATAAGATTGGTCCTATAATGTCGCCACCAAATTTTGCTTTAATCTCATCACCGGCTGAtgaaattaaacgaaaaaaagagaaaacaattaagaaattatCATCAGATGAGGCTGATAATATCGATAGTCCAGCAGTTGCCAATATAACACCACAAGATTTACGAAGAGAACTTAAAGAAGCGGTGGCCGCTCGTAAAGACGCAGATGAACGTATTATAGC ACTTGAGAATTTGGTAAAAACTTTGCAAGTTAATACATCACATCCCCCATCCTCCAAGGCCACTGATAATcgactacaacaacagcaacaacaccaaGAATTATCAAATGGTGATGGTGGAAATATTAATAAGCTTGTGGTTGTAAGTAGTAATAGTAATGATGGTGGTATTGGTAGTGGTTCTAAGGGTGAGGGCATTAAAAATACTAAACGTTCCACTATCGCTGCTACTCCATCTGTTACTGctaattctaaaaataatcataaatggACTAAACATagtaatcatcatcatcaacaacaacaacagcaaaaacatcAATATAGTGGCACAAATAAtacaactactacaacaacatcaacagcaaaTTTAGCACATAATAATTCGCCCGTTAAGCTAAGTGTAGCTGGACCCATAACggatttatag